In a genomic window of Theropithecus gelada isolate Dixy chromosome 15, Tgel_1.0, whole genome shotgun sequence:
- the GSN gene encoding gelsolin isoform X8: MLQVLGPKPALPAGTEDTAKEDAANRKLAKLYKVSNGAGTMSVSLVADENPFAQGALKSEDCFILDHGKDGKIFVWKGKQANTEERKAALKTASDFITKMDYPKQTQVSVLPEGGETPLFKQFFKNWRDPDQTDGLGLSYLSSHIANVERVPFDAATLHTSTAMAAQHGMDDDGTGQKQIWRIEGSSKVPVDPATYGQFYGGDSYIILYNYRHGGRQGQIIYNWQGAQSTQDEVAASAILTAQLDEELGGTPVQSRVVQGKEPAHLMSLFGGKPMIIYKGGTSREGGQTAPASTRLFQVRANSAGATRAVEVLPKAGALNSNDAFVLKTPSAAYLWVGTGASEAEKTGAQELLRVLRAQPVQVAEGSEPDGFWEALGGKAAYRTSPRLKDKKMDAHPPRLFACSNKIGRFVIEEVPGELMQEDLATDDVMLLDTWDQVFVWVGKDSQEEEKTEALTSAKRYIETDPANRDRRTPITVVKQGFEPPSFVGWFLGWDDDYWSVDPLDRAMAELAA, from the exons ATGCTTCAG GTGCTGGGCCCCAAGCCGGCTCTGCCTGCAGGTACCGAGGACACCGCCAAGGAGGATGCGGCCAACCGCAAGCTGGCCAAGCTCTACAAG GTCTCCAATGGTGCAGGTACCATGTCTGTTTCCCTTGTGGCTGATGAGAACCCCTTCGCCCAGGGGGCCCTGAAGTCAGAGGACTGCTTCATCCTGGACCATGGCAAGGACGGGAAAATCTTTGTCTGGAAAG GCAAGCAGGCTAACACGGAGGAGAGGAAGGCTGCCCTCAAAACAGCCTCTGACTTCATCACCAAGATGGACTACCCCAAGCAGACCCAG GTCTCGGTCCTTCCCGAGGGCGGTGAGACCCCactgttcaagcagttcttcaaGAACTGGCGGGACCCAGACCAGACAGATGGCCTGGGCTTGTCCTACCTTTCCAGCCATATTGCCAACGTGGAGCGGGTGCCCTTCGACGCTGCCACCCTGCACACCTCCACTGCCATGGCCGCCCAACACGGCATGGATGATGATGGCACAGGCCAGAAACAG ATCTGGAGAATTGAAGGCTCCAGCAAAGTACCCGTGGACCCTGCCACATATGGACAGTTCTATGGAGGAGACAGCTACATCATTCTGTACAACTACCGCCATGGAGGCCGCCAGGGGCAGATAATCTACAACTG GCAGGGCGCCCAGTCTACCCAGGATGAGGTCGCTGCATCTGCCATCCTGACTGCTCAGCTGGATGAGGAGCTGGGAGGTACCCCTGTTCAG AGCCGTGTGGTCCAAGGCAAGGAGCCCGCACACCTCATGAGCCTGTTTGGTGGGAAGCCCATGATCATCTACAAGGGCGGCACCTCCCGCGAGGGCGGGCAGACAGCCCCTGCCAGCACCCGCCTCTTCCAGGTCCGCGCCAACAGCGCTGGAGCCACCCGGGCTGTCGAG GTATTGCCTAAGGCTGGTGCACTGAACTCCAACGATGCCTTTGTCCTGAAAACCCCCTCAGCTGCCTACCTGTGGGTGGGTACAGGAGCCAGTGAGGCAGAGAAGACGGGGGCCCAGGAGCTGCTCAGGGTGCTACGGGCCCAACCTGTGCAGGTGGCAGAAGGCAGCGAGCCAG ATGGCTTCTGGGAGGCGCTGGGCGGGAAGGCTGCCTACCGCACATCCCCACGGCTGAAGGACAAGAAGATGGATGCCCATCCTCCTCGCCTCTTTGCCTGCTCCAACAAGATTGGACGTTTTGTG ATCGAAGAGGTTCCTGGTGAGCTCATGCAGGAAGACCTGGCTACGGATGATGTCATGCTTCTGGACACCTGGGACCAG GTCTTTGTCTGGGTTGGAAAGGATtctcaagaagaagaaaagacagaagccTTGACTTCTG CTAAGCGGTACATCGAGACGGACCCAGCCAATCGGGATCGGCGGACACCCATCACCGTGGTGAAGCAAGGCTTTGAGCCTCCCTCCTTCGTGGGCTGGTTCCTTGGCTGGGATGATGATTACTGGTCTGTGGATCCCTTGGACAGGGCCATGGCTGAGCTGGCTGCCTGA